In the Syntrophales bacterium genome, one interval contains:
- a CDS encoding cation-transporting P-type ATPase, producing the protein METLLCKHWHHCRSRDVADFLDTDPERGLSLFEVKHRQEKFGPNTVTVKKRTGPLMRFLKQFHQPLVYILLAAGGITALLQEWVDSSVILGVVLVNAVIGYIQEDKAERAIESLKNLMTTTSTVLRDGKRIAVPSAELVPGDIVLLQSGDKVPADLRLHISRELRIDESALTGESVPVEKTEAELPPDTILADRKNMAYGGTLVSYGQGRGIVVATGDKTETGRISELVAGAADLSTPLTKKIARFSTILLWAILVLAGLTFGVGLWRGESAVDMFMAAVALAVGAIPEGLPAAVTITLAIGVSRMARKRAIIRKLPAVETLGSTTVICSDKTGTLTENQMTVRRIYAGGDFYDVSGVGYTPEGSFSITGRDLQAPLPEALAECLRAGLLCNDARLLREDDIWKIQGDPTEGALIVAAAKGRLNAEETAGAFPRLDSIPFESERQYMATLHGGGKGGAGIVYFKGAVERILTKCENTLEAGGGLQPVDRTVVQQAAEDMAAGGLRVLALARKEMPAGSTRIDGEDAFSGLTFLGFQGMIDPPRPEALEAVRLCRAAGIEVKMITGDHALTAATIARQIGIGRPDGGEEAAPAALTGQDLARLGDDEMIRAAAEVSVFARVAPEQKLRLVEALQARGQIVAMTGDGVNDAPALKQADIGVAMGITGTDVAKEAADMVLTDDNFASITRAVEEGRRVFDNLVKFIIWTLPTNGGEGLVILAAILTGTTLPILPVQILWINMTTAVLLGLMLAFEPQEKDVMERPPRDPRAPLLDKVMIGRILLVTILMLGAVFSLFLWQKGQGYPIEVARTVAVNQFVMIELFYLFNCRSLTRSAFRIGFFTNPWVLVGSAVMVVLQLLFTYTPVMNRLFQTAPVSIRDWGIILLISFGVYLAIGLEKMVRNWKKS; encoded by the coding sequence ATGGAAACCCTGCTCTGCAAACACTGGCACCACTGCCGGTCCCGGGATGTGGCCGATTTCCTGGACACCGACCCCGAGCGCGGGCTCTCGCTTTTCGAGGTCAAGCACCGCCAGGAAAAGTTTGGTCCCAACACGGTGACCGTCAAGAAGCGGACCGGTCCCCTCATGCGATTCCTCAAACAGTTCCACCAGCCCCTCGTCTATATCCTTCTGGCCGCCGGGGGAATTACCGCACTCCTTCAGGAATGGGTCGATTCCTCGGTCATCCTGGGAGTCGTCCTGGTCAACGCCGTCATCGGCTACATCCAGGAGGACAAAGCGGAGCGGGCCATCGAGTCCCTGAAAAATCTGATGACCACCACCTCGACGGTTCTACGGGATGGAAAGCGCATCGCTGTTCCCTCGGCGGAGCTCGTGCCCGGCGACATCGTGCTCCTCCAGTCGGGCGACAAGGTTCCGGCGGACCTGCGCCTCCACATTTCGCGGGAACTGCGGATCGACGAATCGGCCCTCACGGGGGAGTCGGTGCCAGTGGAGAAAACGGAGGCGGAGCTGCCGCCCGATACGATCCTCGCCGACCGGAAGAACATGGCCTACGGCGGGACTCTTGTCAGCTACGGCCAGGGGCGGGGGATCGTCGTCGCCACTGGGGACAAGACGGAGACGGGCCGGATCTCCGAGCTGGTCGCGGGGGCGGCGGACCTGTCGACCCCTCTGACAAAAAAAATCGCCCGGTTCAGTACGATCCTCCTCTGGGCCATCCTGGTCCTGGCGGGCCTGACCTTCGGCGTTGGACTCTGGAGGGGCGAGAGCGCCGTCGACATGTTCATGGCCGCCGTCGCCCTGGCGGTGGGGGCCATCCCGGAAGGGCTTCCCGCGGCGGTGACGATCACGCTGGCCATCGGCGTAAGCCGCATGGCCCGGAAACGGGCCATCATCCGGAAACTTCCCGCCGTGGAGACCCTGGGCAGCACCACGGTCATCTGCTCCGACAAGACGGGGACTCTCACGGAGAACCAGATGACGGTCCGCCGGATCTACGCGGGAGGCGATTTTTATGACGTTTCGGGGGTCGGCTACACTCCGGAGGGTTCGTTCTCGATCACGGGGAGGGATCTCCAGGCGCCGCTCCCGGAGGCACTGGCGGAATGCCTTCGGGCGGGTCTCCTCTGCAATGACGCCAGGCTCCTCCGGGAGGACGACATCTGGAAGATCCAGGGAGACCCCACGGAGGGGGCCCTGATCGTTGCCGCCGCCAAGGGACGACTGAACGCGGAGGAGACCGCCGGCGCCTTTCCGCGCCTCGACTCAATCCCCTTCGAGTCGGAGCGCCAGTACATGGCCACCCTCCACGGCGGCGGAAAGGGGGGTGCCGGAATCGTCTATTTCAAGGGGGCCGTGGAGCGTATCCTGACGAAGTGCGAAAACACTCTCGAAGCCGGAGGCGGCCTCCAGCCTGTTGATCGCACGGTGGTCCAGCAGGCTGCGGAGGACATGGCCGCCGGGGGTCTCCGGGTGCTGGCCCTTGCCAGGAAGGAAATGCCGGCGGGAAGCACCCGCATCGACGGGGAGGATGCATTTTCCGGCCTGACATTTCTCGGGTTTCAGGGAATGATCGATCCGCCGCGGCCGGAGGCCCTGGAAGCCGTGCGGCTCTGCCGGGCCGCCGGGATCGAGGTGAAGATGATCACCGGGGACCACGCCCTGACAGCCGCGACGATTGCCCGCCAGATCGGGATCGGGCGGCCGGACGGCGGGGAGGAGGCCGCCCCGGCGGCGTTGACCGGCCAGGATCTGGCCCGTCTCGGCGACGACGAGATGATCCGGGCCGCAGCGGAGGTCTCCGTCTTTGCCCGCGTGGCGCCGGAGCAGAAACTGCGCCTCGTGGAGGCGCTCCAGGCCCGCGGGCAGATCGTGGCCATGACGGGGGACGGCGTCAACGACGCCCCGGCCCTGAAACAGGCCGACATCGGCGTGGCCATGGGCATCACCGGAACCGACGTGGCCAAGGAGGCGGCGGACATGGTCCTCACGGACGACAACTTCGCCTCCATCACGCGGGCCGTGGAGGAGGGGCGCCGCGTCTTCGACAACCTCGTGAAGTTCATCATCTGGACGCTCCCGACGAACGGCGGCGAAGGGCTCGTCATCCTGGCCGCCATCCTGACGGGGACGACCCTGCCGATTCTTCCCGTTCAGATCCTCTGGATCAACATGACCACGGCGGTCCTCCTGGGCCTGATGCTGGCCTTCGAGCCCCAGGAGAAGGACGTCATGGAGCGTCCGCCCCGGGACCCCCGGGCGCCGCTCCTCGACAAGGTGATGATCGGCCGGATCCTCCTGGTGACGATCCTCATGCTGGGAGCCGTCTTCTCCCTCTTCCTCTGGCAGAAGGGACAGGGATATCCCATCGAGGTTGCCCGCACGGTGGCGGTCAACCAGTTTGTCATGATCGAGCTCTTCTACCTTTTCAACTGCCGGTCCCTGACCCGCTCCGCCTTCCGCATCGGCTTCTTCACCAACCCCTGGGTCCTGGTCGGATCGGCCGTGATGGTGGTCCTCCAGCTTCTGTTCACCTACACCCCCGTCATGAACCGGCTCTTCCAGACGGCCCCTGTCTCCATCCGGGATTGGGGTATCATATTGTTGATTTCATTTGGTGTTTATCTGGCCATCGGCCTGGAAAAGATGGTGCGAAACTGGAAGAAGTCCTGA